Proteins encoded together in one Ipomoea triloba cultivar NCNSP0323 chromosome 4, ASM357664v1 window:
- the LOC116015537 gene encoding peptidyl-prolyl cis-trans isomerase CYP22, with translation MASGGGAGNAGGGAAAALGAGVEWHLRPQVPKNPVVFFDITIGNIPAGRIKMELFADIAPKTAENFRQLCTGEFRKAGIPQGFKNSQFHRVIKDFMIQGGDFLKNDGSGCISIYGSKFEDENFIAKHTGPGLLSMANSGPNTNGCQFFITCAKCDWLDNKHVVFGRVLGDGLLVVRKIENVATGPNNRPKLPCVIAECGEM, from the exons ATGGCGTCTGGCGGCGGAGCTGGAAATGCGGGAGGAGGAGCGGCGGCGGCGCTCGGGGCAGGAGTTGAGTGGCACCTAAGGCCGCAAGTCCCGAAGAATCCTGTTGTCTTCTTCGACATAACCATCGGGAACATCCCTGCTGGTCGTATCAAGATGGAGCTCTTCGCCGACATTGCTCCCAAAACCGCCGAAAACTTCAG GCAGCTATGCACTGGCGAGTTTAG GAAAGCAGGAATTCCTCAAGGGTTTAAAAACTCTCAGTTTCATAGGGTGATCAAGGATTTTATGATTcaaggtggtgattttctgaag AATGATGGAAGTGgatgtatatccatatatggAAGTAAGTTCGAGGATGAAAACTTCATTGCAAAGCACACTGGTCCAGGTTTATTATCCATG GCAAATAGTGGGCCAAATACGAATGGATGTCAG TTCTTCATCACCTGTGCAAAATGTGACTGGCTTGATAACAAACACGTTGTCTTTGGG CGAGTACTTGGAGATGGTCTTTTAGTGGTGAGGAAGATTGAGAATGTGGCAACTGGACCTAACAACAGACCAAAACTGCCATGTGTTATTGCTGAATGTGGGGAGATGTAA
- the LOC116016408 gene encoding sphingoid long-chain bases kinase 1-like yields MQKSGSLSKNNSLKLAASPQSLRRLGICSQISTGQHSSPVVFPEKRSKGRSSARSDDVSNSGDSKKEKGEEEHRIDMGDENSDLLGYDVFSGKLTLDKKKAAGKNGEVDASKCPNALDAKLTSKAMIWGSEMLALHDIVSVSYCPNLRHFTVHSYPRRASSGLTCFMKAQRTRKDFRFVASTPEDALQWVSAFADQQCYVNLLPHPLGSSKKQETELATNTFPPESYIRCKTPPKMLVILNPRSGRGRSSKVFYSMAEPIFKLAGFKLEVVKTTSAGHARKLASTVDFSTCPDGIICVGGDGIINEVLNGLLCRDNQKEAISIPIGIIPAGSDNSLVWTVLGVRDPISAAIAIVKGGLTATDVFAVEWVQSGQIHFGTTVSYFGFVSDVLELSEKYQKRFGPLRYFVAGFLKFLCLPKYNFEVEYLPASKEVTRDGKASADREVIDMSALYTDIMRRSSKEGLPRPASLSSIDSMMSPSRMSGANLDTNCSSTEPSDYVRGIDSKSKRLSFGRINNSTAEPEVIHPQLPLASTPKPRTRSKSRSDKGWNGLTATNESTRCSWGNATTNDKEDISSTISDPGPIWDPEPRWDTEPNYYFHVENPIELPGPPPEDTIEVAQKEIPIKSEEKWVSTKGQFLGVLVCNHACKTVQSLSSQILAPKAEHDDNMLDLLLVRGSGRLKLLRFLLLLQMGRHITLPYVEYVKVKSVKVKPGKRSHNGCGIDGELFPINGTVISSILPEQCRLIGRPQINSDD; encoded by the exons ATGCAGAAGAGTGGGAGTCTCTCCAAGAACAATTCCTTGAAGCTGGCGGCTTCGCCGCAGTCGCTTCGTCGTCTTGGCATTTGCTCTCAGATATCGACGGGGCAGCATTCGTCGCCGGTTGTCTTCCCGGAGAAAAGGAGCAAGGGGAGGAGCTCCGCCCGCTCGGATGACGTCAGCAATTCCGGTGATTCTAAGAAGGAAAAAGGGGAGGAGGAGCACAGGATTGATATGGGGGACGAGAATTCCGATCTTTTAGGGTACGATGTGTTTTCGGGGAAATTGACGCTGGACAAGAAGAAGGCCGCCGGGAAAAATGGCGAAGTAGACGCCTCTAAATGTCCGAATGCTCTTGATGCGAAGCTTACTAGTAAAGCCATGATTTGGGGCTCTGAAATGCTGGCTTTACACGACATCGTTTCG GTGTCATATTGCCCTAATCTAAGGCATTTCACAGTTCATTCTTATCCCCGAAGAGCCTCGAGTGGGCTTACCTGTTTCATGAAAGCTCAAAGAACCCGAAAGGATTTTCGTTTTGTGGCTTCAACTCCAGAGGATGCCCTTCAATGGGTTAGTGCATTTGCAGATCAGCAGTGTTATGTGAATTTGTTGCCCCATCCTTTGGGTTCTTCGAAGAAGCAGGAAACCGAGTTGGCTACTAACACATTTCCCCCAGAATCATATATAAGATGCAAAACGCCACCTAAAATGCTTGTGATACTGAATCCACGGTCTGGGCGTGGTCGTTCAAGTAAAGTGTTCTATTCCATGGCCGAACCTATATTCAAG CTTGCTGGGTTCAAGTTGGAGGTGGTCAAAACGACATCTGCAGGTCATGCTCGGAAACTTGCATCAACTGTTGACTTCAGTACATGCCCTGACG GTATTATATGTGTTGGAGGTGATGGAATTATAAACGAG GTATTAAATGGTTTACTTTGTAGGGATAATCAGAAGGAAGCTATTTCTATTCCAATTGGAATCATTCCTGCTGGTTCAGATAATTCTTTAGTTTGGACTGTTCTTGGTGTTAGAGACCCAATTTCTGCTGCAATAGCAATAGTCAAG GGAGGTCTTACTGCAACAGATGTTTTTGCTGTTGAGTGGGTTCAAAGCGGTCAAATTCACTTCGGGACAACAGTTTCATACTTTGGCTTTGTTAGTGATG TTTTGGAACTTTCTGAGAAGTATCAAAAGCGGTTTGGTCCTTTGCGCTATTTTGTTGCCGGCTTCCTCAAATTCCTGTGTTTGCCAAAGTACAATTTTGAAGTTGAATATCTTCCGGCATCCAAGGAAGTAACCAGAGATGGGAAAGCTTCAGCTGATCGGGAAGTCATCGATATGTCAGCCTTGTACACGGACATCATGAGGAGATCGAGCAAGGAAGGCCTTCCTAGACCTGCTAGCTTATCAAGCATTGATTCAATGATGAGCCCGAGTAGAATGTCGGGAGCCAACTTGGATACTAATTGTAGTAGCACCGAGCCATCTGATTATGTGCGTGGGATAGATTCAAAATCTAAGCGGCTTTCTTTTGGAAGAATCAATAACTCAACTGCTGAACCCGAAGTTATCCATCCTCAGCTTCCTCTAGCATCAACACCGAAGCCCAGGACTAGGTCGAAGTCGAGGTCTGATAAAGGATGGAATGGGTTGACCGCTACAAATGAATCTACTAGGTGTTCTTGGGGAAACGCAACAACGAACGATAAAGAGGATATTTCATCTACAATATCAGATCCCGGTCCAATTTGGGATCCAGAACCGAGATGGGACACTGAacctaattattattttcacgTGGAAAATCCTATTGAATTGCCCGGACCACCACCCGAAGACACCATCGAAGTTGCTCAGAAAGAGATCCCAATCAAGTCGGAAGAGAAATGGGTCTCCACTAAAGGCCAATTTCTTGGTGTCCTGGTATGCAACCATGCGTGTAAAACTGTTCAAAGTTTGAGCTCGCAGATTTTGGCCCCTAAAGCCGAGCATGATGATAACATGCTAGATTTGTTGTTGGTCCGCGGAAGTGGAAGGCTTAAGCTTTTGCGATTTTTGTTGCTTCTGCAAATGGGTCGACACATTACACTGCCATATGTTGAATATGTTAAG GTAAAATCAGTGAAGGTTAAGCCCGGGAAGCGCTCACACAATGGATGTGGCATCGACGGTGAACTATTTCCCATAAACGGGACAGTCATCTCATCCATACTTCCCGAACAGTGCAGGCTTATTGGTCGCCCACAAATAAATAGTGATGACTAA
- the LOC116014678 gene encoding dr1-associated corepressor-like, translating into MKKKLDTRFPAARIKKIMQADEDVGKIAMAVPVLVSKALELFLQDLCDRTYDITLRRGAKTVSALHLKHCVQSYNVFDFLREVVSKVPDYGHSDTGAEVSRRRKVAMDENDSDDESKRSRTETCPASSGGRGRGRGRGRGRGRRADREPAHHRDVESDSCASVQQSCTQNPNPGMSKETCLESKEPLRQDPNATDGDDKSAVKSINPNISLDESAEKPDTCSATAASCSSLSVPPDVKDSEGTVLSEIDRMAVDPLHFAQFNSTIVEEEEDYDDEG; encoded by the exons ATGAAGAAGAAACTCGATACCCGCTTCCCTGCA GCTCGGATCAAGAAAATTATGCAAGCTGATGAGGATGTTGGAAAGATTGCAATGGCAGTGCCTGTTTTAGTAT CTAAAGCCTTGGAGTTATTTTTGCAAGACCTCTGTGATAGGACGTATGACATAACTCTTAGAAGAGGAGCAAAAACTGTCAGTGCATTGCATTT AAAACACTGTGTGCAGAGCTACAATGTTTTTGACTTTTTGAGAGAAGTTGTTAGCAAGGTTCCTGACTATGGCCATTCTGATACTGGCGCTGAGGTGTCAAGACGAAG GAAAGTTGCAATGGATGAAAATGACAGTGATGATGAGTCCAAAAGGAGCAGGACG GAAACATGCCCTGCAAGCAGCGGTGGCAGGGGAAGAGGTAGGGGTAGAGGAAGGGGCCGTGGGCGTCGTGCTGATAGGGAGCCTGCTCATCATCGTGACGTTGAATCTGATTCCTGTGCTTCTGTCCAGCAAAGTTGTACACAGAACCCGAACCCTGGGATGTCGAAGGAAACCTGTCTCGAGTCAAAGGAACCACTGAGACAGGATCCTAACGCAACAGATGGTGACGACAAATCAGCTGTCAAAAGTATCAATCCCAACATCAGCTTAGACGAGAGTGCTGAGAAACCAGACACGTGTTCAGCAACAGCAGCTTCCTGTTCCTCGCTATCAGTGCCTCCTGATGTTAAAGACAGCGAGGGCACTGTGCTTTCTGAAATCGACAGGATGGCTGTCGACCCACTTCACTTTGCACAGTTCAACTCAACCATCgtagaagaggaagaagactATGACGACGAAGGGTAA